Below is a genomic region from Echinicola rosea.
CGTAGGTGAATTCGGTCAGCAAGTTCCGTCCCACCACTGGCTTGGGAAACATTTGGTCTGCCGAATAATCACCAAGCATCCAAATGGACTGCCCGTACATGCCGGGTTTGGTAAGTGCTCCATAAGCCGCAGTGATGGCTGATTCTGCATCCTCCGCAGTATTATAATATTCATTGATCGTCAAAAAACTATAGGGTGTTTCTTCCAGATCACTGCAAGAAAACAGTGTCATTGCCAAAACAATGGCGCTCACAATGTGTTTGGTATAGATATTCATGGCTTTTTGGGTTATGATTAAAATGATACTTGGACACCGAGCAAATAAGATTTTGCCCTAGGATAGGGATCTCTGTCAATCCCAAAATTGGTAACATTATTAACACCAGTGGTGTTTAGCTCCGGATCATATCCGGAATAATCCGTCCAGGTGACTAAATTGGTAAGGCTGGTATACAGCCTCAGTCTGGACAACCAATCTATTTGGGACACTTCAAAAGTATATCCTAATTGAATATTCTTTAACCGGATAAAGGATCCATCCTCAATATATCGGCTGCTTTGGAGTAATCTGCCACTTTGTGATGGTCGGATATATTCATTACTAGGATTTTCGGATGACCAATGGTTGACGACTTCTGCGAGTTGGTTGGTGCCAAATACAGCTGACTCCAATTGCATTCTTCTGTTGAAGAATACATCATTACCCATGTTACCCTGCACAAAAATTGAGAGATCAAATGCTTTGTAGCGGAAATTGTTGGTTATCCCAAAAATAAAATCGGGATTGGGGTCTCCAATGATCTGCCGGTCAGCTGCACTAAATGCCCCGTCTCCGTTGATATCAGCGTACCTTGCATCTCCTGGTTGTGCCGATGGCATGTGACTGTTGGCTATATCATCCGATTCCTGCCACACTCCATCCCATACGTAACCATAAAATGTTCCTACTGGATAGCCTACTTTTAGCAAACTGCCGTTAGCAAAAGCTCCTACTCCTCCATCACCGGTAGGGATCACTTCATCTACTTCACCTGTGATTTTAAGAATTTTGTTTCGGTTACGGGAATAGTTTGCTGATACCTCCCAGTTCAGCTGGCTGTCGATGACCACTGCGTTCAGTCCCAGCTCAAATCCTTTGTTCTCGATTTCGCCAAAGTTCCCAAATATAGTGTTAAAGCCAGAAGACGATGGTATCCTACGGGAAATCAACAAATCTTCGGTTCGCTTGTGATAATAATCAAATGTCAACATCAACTGGTTGTTCCATAAACCTACATCCATGCCGACATCGGCCTGGTTGGTACGTTCCCACTTGATATCTGGATTGGCCACTCCTGTGGGGCTAATTCCGATATTCAGTTCGTTTCCAAAATTATAGTTGCTCCCACTGGTCAATCTCGGAAAGGATTGGTAAAGCGGAATGTTGGCATTTCCGGTGACCCCATAGCTCACCCTTAATTTCAGATCACTGATCAGCTCACTATCCATTAAGAAGTCTTCTTCTTTTACCCTCCACGCCAAGGCTGCAGAAGGGAAAAAACCCCATTTATTGTTTTGGCCAAACCTACTGGAACCATCGGCCCTTCCGGTCAAGGTAAGTAAATACTTGTCCAATAGGATATAGTTTACCCTAGCAGTCCAAGAGTCCAATCTCCAACTATTTTTATTAGAGGAAATATTCCTGTTGGAAACTAGGCCGAGATTATTGTTTACCAAAAGGTCAGTGGACAGTTCACTTCCTCCTGCAAGAGAGCTAACCCCTGTGTAGCGCTGGGTGGAAAATACCCCAGTAATATTGAAGTCATGTGCCTCACCGATCTTTTTGGAATAATTCAGGACACTTTCGTGGATCAGGGAGTTTTGATCCAAGTTCCCTATTCCGGCGACACCACTGTTGATCCTGCCCATGGGGACATCTGTTCCCGTATAGGTGTCCTTACGGTCATGGAAAACATCCACGCCAATGTTCCCTCGGTATGTCAATCCTTTCGCAATATCCACATGGACATAAAAATTGCTGAGCAGCCTGGTATTGGTACTCCGATTGAGTACTTGGGTCATAGCCAATGGATTGGCCTGTAATTCAAAATTGGCATTGATGTCCCCAAAATAGGTGTAATCTCCCTGATCAGTATATGGTGCAAAAATAGGTGGGGCAAAGAGTGCCGCAGTTACGGTTCCCATATTTTCACTTTCGTAAGTGGTCCCTGTGATGGCGCCATTACTTACGACATAATTATAATTAAGGTTAATACCGATCTTCACCCGATCTTGCAATTCATTTTCCAGGTTGAGCCGTGAGGAAATCCGCTCAAAATCGGAATTTTCAATTATCCCTTGCTGATCAAAATAATTAAAACTGAGATTATAAACTGTTTTTTCGCTCCCTCCAGCGAAAGACAGCTGATGGTTTTGGATAGGTGCATTCCTGAAAATAACATCCTGCCAATCTGTGTCGTGATAGGTAATACCATCCAAGGCCCCTGGATTGATTTCATTGTTGAGTGCGAGAAACTCCTCTGCATTCATCATATCCAGTTTTTTGGTTACCTCTTGGACACCGTAGTAGGCATTGTAATTGATCTTTGTCTTTCCCTTTTCTCCTTTTTTAGTAGTGATGAGGATCACGCCGTTTGCACCTCTGGCACCGTAAATGCTAGTGGCCGATGCATCTTTCAGCACTTCGATAGAGGCGATGTCATTGGGATTGATCGTGGACAAGGGATTTAACTGGCCGCCGGCAGAATTCTGGGCCGTGGTCGATCCTGGAGCCGATCCACCCGCCACAATAGGAAAGCCGTCAATCACATACAAGGGCTCATTTGAGGTGCTCAAGGAATTACCTCCTCGAATCTTGACACTTGTAGCCCCTCCAGGCGCACCGGAATTTTGAGTAATTTCCACCCCTGCTACACGCCCTTGTAGCCCTTGATCCAAGGATGAAATGGGGGTTTTGTTCAATTCTTCAGAAGAAACCGAAGCAACGGAACCAGTCAAATCGGATTTTTTAACCGAACCATACCCTACTACCACTACCTCCTCCAAGGACTCGGTATCAGATGATAGGATCACATTAAAATTGCTTTTTCCGTTAAGAGGGATCTCTTTGGACTCGAACCCCACAAAGGATACTACAATGACCTGTTGGTCATCTTGGACAGTCAAGGAAAAGTTCCCATCCAAATCTGTTACTGTACCGTTTGAGGTGTTTTTCTCCACTACAGTAGCACCTGGAAGAGGAAGCCCTTCTTCATCCACTACTGTTCCGGTGACTTCAAAAGAAGTGGTCTTGACGTCCCTATACTCATTAGCTTTTGATTCGATGGTAGGGGTATTGGTTTTGCTCAGGGCATATCCGTCCTGGTAGGTTAAGCCCAAGGCCAAACCTATCAAAATTACATTAATTGATTTCATTATTTCGGGTTTTAAGGTTATTTGATCATAAGAACATGAATAGTTACAAACCTCTATTAGGTAATACATATACCAAAAACAGCTAGAGGTACTTTCTCGGAAGGATGCTCAAATTGAAGTTTAAGCATTCCAGTCACCACAGGTTGGTCAAAGTCGACAGTTATGACCGCTTGATGGTTTTCGGAGATTGTGGCCAGGTGTTTATCATTCTCATCCATCACTATCATATTTCTGGCAACAAAAGGCATGACATGTTCATGGTGTTCCATTTGTACCGTTTCCATAGGATGATCGTAATCCGTATCAAGAAATATTTTGAGACGACTTATCGAAACGGGATGAGACCATTGGAAATCAAGTGAAGGCTGGGTATCTGATGGACTAGCCATCCAAGCATTAGGCTGTGCTACAGGCCGGTACAATGGGCTAAGGATATTAGTGGCTTCATAGGTATATACTGGTTCTGCAAATTCAATGGCCATATTTCCTCCCTTAGGCCGACGCTTTGGACACCAAAACTCAAACTCATCCACTCCAGAACCCTCAGGCGGCTCTTGCTTGCCAAAATTGGAAACCGCTTTATTCACTTGATTATACACTGAGACCATGCCCGATAGCAATTGATCAGAAAGTAGAATATCCACATCGTCGTTTTTCAAGACTGTAATAAATGCATATTGGTCTTGAAATCCCCCCAGGTCTCCTAATTCCACCGCCAGCTTTTGTTCGCCAACCTCCAATGAATAATCAGTTGACCACACCGTGATATCTGGCGTGTGGTTATATGGTTTGCTACTTTTCCTTACTTGTACCGTAAGTGCTGTGGCCTTTCTGACATTGAATGACAGGGAAAATGCGGGTATTTTTTTTCGTACTGGAACCATTTGAGCCATCGAAAAAGAAAGGTTCTCCCATGAAGATCCAGCAGAAATCGCCCTTAAACTGTATTCACTTGACGGATGGATGACCGCATCATTGGCCAAATTATCTAAAGTGAATTGAAGCTGTGGAATATAATGTCCCGTAGCCACCAGGTCCTGTTGGAGCTTTTTCAGCTTATGCTTCTCAAGGAGCTCACGAGGGGAGACATCGTATTTTATAACATGCGCTGCAGCCATCCCGACAGCCTGTCCTCCATGGGCACACGTCGCCATTACCCTTGTGGAGCCAAAGGCCACGTGGGAGGCACTTATGATCCTCCCTGTCAACAACAGGTTGTCAATAGACTTTGGCACATAACACCGGTAAGGGATGGAATAAACGCCCTTGGTATGCCATTGGGTGCAGCTGGGCTTATCACTGTACACCCCATCAGCAGGGTGAAGATCCATGGCCCATCCCCCAAAAGAAATCGCATCTTCGTGTGCTAGCTGATGGACTAGGTCTTCCTGCTTTAGCATATACTCTCCTTCAAACCTTCTGCTCTCACGTTTGCCGGGGATCAGTCCCACCCATTCCAAGGTATAGTAATCTGCTTCCGTGAATTTACCTGAGTTCTTTATATAATTCCATATTCCATAAGCTACTTTCCACAGTTCATGTTTGATTTCTTCAGTATCGTGGATGGTATCTTTCCTACCACCGTACTCAAACCACCACAGCTTACACCCATGGTCACCCACTTCCACATTTTTGACTCCTGGAATCTGGGAAGTGTCCTTTATCGCATAATCGGGTGCCACATACTTGACTGGCTTTTCTGTTTTCTTGGAATAGAAAAACAAGGTATGCCCAAGCAGTTCACCATAATCTTCCACATCAGGAGCCAATCCTTCCCCTAGCTCCTCGGGGCTTTCGGCTCCTATTCGATAAGGTACACCGGACATGTAAGAAACGATGCCATCTCCAGAAGCATCAATAAACTGTCGGGCTGTGAAATTATAGAGTGTGGAGTTTTGCGAATTAAATGCGATGACCTTTTCGATGGTGCGGTCGTCAGCTTTGGCAATATGGAAAACTGTCGTATTGAGGTAAAGACTGATGTTGGGCTCCGCCATTACCTTGTCAAGCACCACCGTATCAAAAAGCACCGGGTTGCCCTCTTTGTTTCGAAAGGTATTTTCCACCATGATTTCATCCACTATCCCCCCTTCTCTCGCCCAGCGGTTGTTATTTCCCATATGGGAGGTGGCTCCCAAGGCCCATAATCTCACTTCGCTGGATGCGTTGCCTCCCAATACAGGCCGGTCTTGGATCAAGGTCACTTTGCATCCCTGCCGTGCTGCGGTAATCGCTGCACAAACACCGGAAAGTCCTCCTCCCACGATTACGATATCCGAATATTCGGTGGTTTCTTTAAGATTACGAAAATTCTTAAACGCTTCTTTTATCATGCTAATTTTTTGATTTCGTTTTTCCAAAATATAATCCAGCACTTGCCATAAGTACCATGACAATACCGGCAGCTACCAACATCCCATTTCCTTTACTGGCGATTATACCAAGTCCTGTCATTATCAATCCTATCATGCCTGTGGCAATGGAGATGACTTTTATCCCGAAAGCGGTATCATCACCCGACCGTTCTACTTCTTCCACTTCCTGGTCGGAGCCAATGGTTACTGGGGCTTTCTCCCCTGATAAAACAGGCCTATTCTTGATTTCAAATAGGATCAACATACATACAGGTACTGTAACTCCCAAGGTCATTTCCATACTTCTGGAGACTTCATAATCCAGCACGGAAGGCAAAATGAGAATTATCAGTGCCAAGACCGCAATACTCACCGTAGAGGTAAGAATGACAGATCTACTGTCCTGTCTATCGGAATACAGGCTCCACAGTATGGGAGCAAACAACGGCGCTCCAGTCACAGCGGCCACTTTCAGCACGACATTGACGATTCCTCCCAAATAGGGAACCAGCATGGCTACACCCATCACGCCAAGTCCAAAAAATACGGTCACCCATCTGGCGACTTTAATCAATTGGTTTTCTGACGCTCGGGGATGGATTGTCTTGTAAAGGTCATTAGTAGTGACAGCCGCCATCATATTGAGGGTTGTATTTACCGAGCTGGCCGTAGCAAAGACCATGGCTGCTATCATCAGGCCCAACATACCAATTGGCAAAGCCTTGGCACACATCATGAGGTAGGCTCCTTCCATCTGCTGGGTCGTCACCAGTCCTGGATCGTAAACTTTATAAATCATAGGAGGCAACATCCATATCAACGGAAAAACCAAGTACAAGCCAGCAAATAAAAGAGCTACTTTTTTTGCCTCTTTTGGAGATTTCACACTGGTATACCGTTGTACATACGCCCAGTTTCCACCGATAAAAACAAAATTATAAAGCATGAAAGCCACCAAGAACACGGGGCTAAATTCACTGTTGATAAGATCAAAAAACCCTTCTGGGGACTGGGAAATAAAACCATCCGTCCCCCCCACTTCATCCAATGCCAATGGGATAACAATGAAAACTGCCGCTGTCAGGACCACAAACTGTAATACATCCGTGGCCAATACTGCCCAGAACCCACCCACAGCGGTATAAAGAACAATGGTAATTCCTAAAATCAGGATGATGAGGGTAATAGGCATCTGTGCCGAAACTGATACGATCTTTGCCACTGGATATAGAAAAGATCCCGCGGTAAAAAATGACACTGCAATGAACAAATAAGAATATATTTTCTGGGTTTTTACACCAAACCTACGGGTAACATATTCAGCAGCAGTCAAGACGTTAGTCTCTTTCCATTTGCGGGCTACTGTAAAATAAATGATCAGTCCTGCAATGGCCATTGTACTCTGGATAGTAACTGCCACCATTCCTTGGTCATAAGCAATAGAACCCCAGACCACAAATGTTCCAGCAGAGAAAAAACTCATAAACAAGCTAAGCCCACTAATCCACCACGGAACGTTTCCTCCACCCGCAAAAAAATTGGTCATCGACCGCCCTGTCCTGGCAAATGCCAGTCCTGCTGAAAGAACGATTAAGGTAAACACACCTATCAATATATAATCTTGCTCTTGCATTTAGGTTATTTTGGTATTGCGATGATAAAAGTGAGTATTAGTCAGCTAAAAAAAAATAATGATGGATAAACTGGGTTAACGAAAAGGTTTTCGTATTGAATTTTTTTAACGAAAACCTTTTCGTAAATTATCATAAAACCGTCTAAAAGGAATTAAAAAGTATATTTCCATTATGAAAGAATATATCACGATAAAAGACTTGGCAGACCAACTTCACTTATCCGTAGGGACGGTATCCAAAGCTTTTAACCCAAAATACAAGGATATCAGCGACCGTACCCGACAGAAAATTCTTGAAGCTGCTCGCAAAATGGGGTATGTACCTAATCCTTTTGCCCAAAAACTGCTAAAGAAGAAAACCCTAAACATAGGCATAATCGTCCCGGAATTCAGTCACAGTTACTTTTCGGAAGTAATCTTCAGTGCGCAAGAAAAGCTGTTGGAAAACGATTACCAGACTTTAATCATGTCATCGCATGAAAGTTCGGAATTGGAACGAAAAAATATAGAAACATTGGTAAACCATATGGTGGATGGCCTTATCATTTCACTTTGTAATGGTAGTCTTAATCATGAATACATTAACGATGTGATCGAATCCGGAATTCCCATTGTCCAATTTAATAGGGTATCCAAGAAAGTAAACTCTCCAAAAGTAGAGTTTAACGACTATAAATGGGCTGTATTCGGCACTGAGCACCTGATTTCCCAAGGCTGCCAAAACCTGATCCATTTAGCTCTTCCCAGACACCTTCCCTTGGGACATCAGCGCATTTTGGGGTTTAAAAAAGCATTGGAAAAACACCGAATTGCCCATAAGGATCACCAGGTCATTGAAGCCGGAATCACCGTACAGGACGGGGAAGAGGCCATGTCCAGGTATTTGGAAAATCATGGATGCCCAGATGGCATATTGGCTGCAGGAGACCCCTTGGCTATCGGTGCCATGAAAATCCTGAAGCGAAAAGGGATCGCTATACCAGAAAAAGTCAAAGTTATGGGCTTTACGGAATCTGCCATGGCCTTGGTCGTCGAGCCAGAGCTGTCAAGTATATCACAGCCTACGGACCAAATTGGCCATTTGATTTCCAAGTTTTTATTGGATCAAATCGCCGGTATCGATAAGTCCAATGAACATTACCTCTTTGATGGAAAACTGAACATTAGGGAATCTACTTCCTGCACTGGTCAGTAAAAATGCGGGCCGTCAGTCGTTTTACAGCGACGGCATCCCAATAGTTATTTTTTAATTTCCTGGTTTCTTTCCATATGGATATACCCCCATTTCCTTATGGCCTTCACCAAAGGAAAAAGGGTATCGCCATAGGCTGTTAAGGAGTACTCGACTTTGGGAGGCACCTCTGCAAAAACCTTGCGTGCTATTATTCCATCCTCTTCGAGCTCATCCAGTTGCTTTGCGATCATCCGCTCGCTAATGGTAGGCAAAGTCCGGTTCATTTCGCTGAACCGGTTTACCCCTTTCTTGATCAGCATGATCAACGTGGTTTTACATTTTCCTTTGATCACTTGCAAAAAAGCGTCCGATGGGCAATCGACTTCAATTTCTTTTAAATTATCCATAATTTTATTTCCCTAATAACCAGTAAACATGTGGTCAAGTTCAGTAACTGAACAAAATGTAAGTCATTGATTATTTGACTTATCCAATATACCTTTAAAAGAAAAACTATGAAAGAAACGTTCAACGCATTTCTGGTTTCCGAAAAAGAAGAAGGTATCCATCAGGAGATTGCCCAGTTACCGTTTTCTGCATTGCCTTCCAAAGGGGTTTTGATCAAGGTCCGTTATTCATCGGTCAACTTCAAGGACGCCCTATCGGCCACCGGTAACAAAGGGGTTACTAAAAAATTCCCCCATGTGCCAGGTATCGATGCCGTTGGGGAAGTGGTAGATCCTGACGATTCGCCATACCGAAAAGGAGACAAAGTCCTCGTTACGGGCTATGATCTAGGCATGAATACATGGGGCGGCTATGGAGAATACACCAAAGTCCCCGAGTCATGGATCCTGTCCTTACCGAAGGGTTTATCAGAAAAAGAATCCATGTGTTACGGGACAGCAGGACTGACAGCAGGATTATCTGTTTCCAAAATCATCAATGCCGGAATTGTCCCTAATGATGGTCCAGTGATAGTCAGTGGTGCCAGTGGTGGCGTCGGTAGTATCACTACTGCAATTCTGAGTAAATTAGGATATGAAGTTCACGTAATCACTTCAAAAAACAATCCTGAATATTTCCAAGACACACTTGGAGCATCTAGCATCCTGAGTCGGGAAGCGTTTGTTGAACAACATAATAAAAAACCTATGTCCCGTCCTACCTATGCTGCTGGAATCGATTGTACAGGAGGAGAAATCCTCTCCGGAATAGTCAAGTCCGTCAAATATAGTGGTATCGTTACTTGCTGTGGCATGGTGGCATCTCCAGAAATCCATACCAGTATTTTTCCATTTATCTTAAGAGGAATCAGTTTGATCGGAATTGATTCTGTGGAAATCCCTTTAACACAAAAGGAAGATATCTGGCAAAAACTGGCCAAGGAATGGAAGCCATCACAATTGGAAAAATTGGCCAAGGAAATCTCGTTGGATCAACTTTCTGAAGAAATCAGTACAATCCTCAATGGTAAGGCCAAGGGACGGGCTATCCTAACCCATTAGGACCACCCGGGGAAAGCAGCCAATTCGAAAAGTAAGAACAGTACCTTTAACCCTGACCATAATGGACAAATATGGTCAGGGCCTTTTATTCTTTTAATTTTGCTAACAACTATCGAAAACCGAAGCGGGTAAAAGGTATATGCTAAAAGAATTTGTGCTCCCTTTTTAGAGGCATGAAAGCACCACACGCTATAAATAAGCAGGCTATTTTCTACCTAAACAATCTCTCTGGGGCGATGGACACCACCCAATGGATGACTTTCATATCATTTTTTTACTTATTTGACCTTTCCAATTCCATTTTAAAAACCGTCGAAATTTCATTTAGCCCTTTATCCGGAACGACCAAGGTCAGTGTTTCAGGACTTAGTTCCCAGTCAACGGTTTGACCCGTCCCCAGTACCGTAATATCCCTAATTTTGCCAGGTGGTATATTCCTATGGTAACCGCCGATTTCTCGTAATTCGATTGTGGCCCCTGGCTTAGGCTGTCCCAATAAAAACACGTACATCGCATTTTTATCCTTCGCGACGGTAAATCTTATATCTTCAGCGGTATATTCCACATTCGAAGATTGTCCGCCATGTGTACCATCTGCTATTTTTGCAGGCCCCCAACCAAAAACAGTATGAGGCCTGGTTCCGTAAACCGCTTCCTTATGGATAGCCATCCAGCCACCTATTTCCTTCAATATTTTTCGTTGTTCCTGATTGATCACACCATCTGCCCTAGGAGAAACATTTAACAATACAATCCCATTCTTGCTCCATACATCAATCATGTTTCTGACCACCAAAGCTGCATCTTTATATTTTTCTCCTTCGACGTACATCCAACGCCTTTCCCCTAGGGTAATATCCGTCATCCAAGGAATGGGAGATACATCCCGTCTTCCACCTTGCTCAATATCATGAACACTATAAGCCAATGGCATATCATCTTGTTTATGGCAGAGAACGACCTCTTGGCCATTCTTAAGGCCATTGTTAAAGAAATTGGCAGCCATCTGTTCACGGGTACTGACTGGTATCAGGTTTAGCCATGAGTCATACCATAGAATGTCCGGATCATATTTTCTCACTACTTCATCTACCTGGTTAAGCCAATATTGGTTAAACAGATCGATGGATTCCCAGTTACCAAATAACTTTCTAAGTTTTGGTTCTGTAGTCGCAGTGGGTAAGTCAGGGTGATAAGGGTAATGACTGTCATACCCATTTGAGCCCCAATTTTCAGGATTCCCTGCATTTCTCTGACCATTTCTAGCATGATGGAAAGTAGCTAAGGTCCTAATATTTCGCTCCTTCAAAGCTTCAAATAATTCTCCTGTCACGTCTCGTTTGGGACCCATGTCCATTGCATTCCATGGATTCACTTCACTGTCCCACATGGCAAATCCATCGTGATGCTGTGCGACTGGCCCAGCAAATTTAGCGCCTGCCATTCTGAACAAGTTTGCCCAGTCCTCCGGGTCAAAACACTCTGCGGTAAACATAGGGATAAAGTCTTCATAGCCAAACTCCTCGATCGCACCAAAATTTTCCTGATGATATTTATTGATCCAGCTCCCCTTTATATACATAAAATGAGGATACCATGCACTTCCAAATGCCGGTACACTATATGGACCCCAATGAAAATATATCCCTAGTTTTGCATCGACAAACCACTCTGGCGCAGCCTCATGCCGAGAAAGTGACCTGGCATTTGGGTAATAGTCTTCGCGCTCCTTTTGGTCTTGTTGAGCGATAACTTCACTTAAAAGCAGCGTCACAAATACCATCGGAAACAGTAAATATTTAACCTTCATTGTTTGGACTTTAGTTGGTTATGTTGATTTTCAATTCGCTGCCGTTGCTTTTTACTGAGTGACTGCTGGTAATGAAACTCAGGACTTAGGTTCATGTAATGTCCTTTCATTTCCTGGTCATCGATATCTTGACTCAAATCACAATCAAACCGAGTCAATACCGTGTGGTTGTGCTCCCAATC
It encodes:
- a CDS encoding SusC/RagA family TonB-linked outer membrane protein, whose amino-acid sequence is MKSINVILIGLALGLTYQDGYALSKTNTPTIESKANEYRDVKTTSFEVTGTVVDEEGLPLPGATVVEKNTSNGTVTDLDGNFSLTVQDDQQVIVVSFVGFESKEIPLNGKSNFNVILSSDTESLEEVVVVGYGSVKKSDLTGSVASVSSEELNKTPISSLDQGLQGRVAGVEITQNSGAPGGATSVKIRGGNSLSTSNEPLYVIDGFPIVAGGSAPGSTTAQNSAGGQLNPLSTINPNDIASIEVLKDASATSIYGARGANGVILITTKKGEKGKTKINYNAYYGVQEVTKKLDMMNAEEFLALNNEINPGALDGITYHDTDWQDVIFRNAPIQNHQLSFAGGSEKTVYNLSFNYFDQQGIIENSDFERISSRLNLENELQDRVKIGINLNYNYVVSNGAITGTTYESENMGTVTAALFAPPIFAPYTDQGDYTYFGDINANFELQANPLAMTQVLNRSTNTRLLSNFYVHVDIAKGLTYRGNIGVDVFHDRKDTYTGTDVPMGRINSGVAGIGNLDQNSLIHESVLNYSKKIGEAHDFNITGVFSTQRYTGVSSLAGGSELSTDLLVNNNLGLVSNRNISSNKNSWRLDSWTARVNYILLDKYLLTLTGRADGSSRFGQNNKWGFFPSAALAWRVKEEDFLMDSELISDLKLRVSYGVTGNANIPLYQSFPRLTSGSNYNFGNELNIGISPTGVANPDIKWERTNQADVGMDVGLWNNQLMLTFDYYHKRTEDLLISRRIPSSSGFNTIFGNFGEIENKGFELGLNAVVIDSQLNWEVSANYSRNRNKILKITGEVDEVIPTGDGGVGAFANGSLLKVGYPVGTFYGYVWDGVWQESDDIANSHMPSAQPGDARYADINGDGAFSAADRQIIGDPNPDFIFGITNNFRYKAFDLSIFVQGNMGNDVFFNRRMQLESAVFGTNQLAEVVNHWSSENPSNEYIRPSQSGRLLQSSRYIEDGSFIRLKNIQLGYTFEVSQIDWLSRLRLYTSLTNLVTWTDYSGYDPELNTTGVNNVTNFGIDRDPYPRAKSYLLGVQVSF
- a CDS encoding FAD-dependent oxidoreductase, whose protein sequence is MIKEAFKNFRNLKETTEYSDIVIVGGGLSGVCAAITAARQGCKVTLIQDRPVLGGNASSEVRLWALGATSHMGNNNRWAREGGIVDEIMVENTFRNKEGNPVLFDTVVLDKVMAEPNISLYLNTTVFHIAKADDRTIEKVIAFNSQNSTLYNFTARQFIDASGDGIVSYMSGVPYRIGAESPEELGEGLAPDVEDYGELLGHTLFFYSKKTEKPVKYVAPDYAIKDTSQIPGVKNVEVGDHGCKLWWFEYGGRKDTIHDTEEIKHELWKVAYGIWNYIKNSGKFTEADYYTLEWVGLIPGKRESRRFEGEYMLKQEDLVHQLAHEDAISFGGWAMDLHPADGVYSDKPSCTQWHTKGVYSIPYRCYVPKSIDNLLLTGRIISASHVAFGSTRVMATCAHGGQAVGMAAAHVIKYDVSPRELLEKHKLKKLQQDLVATGHYIPQLQFTLDNLANDAVIHPSSEYSLRAISAGSSWENLSFSMAQMVPVRKKIPAFSLSFNVRKATALTVQVRKSSKPYNHTPDITVWSTDYSLEVGEQKLAVELGDLGGFQDQYAFITVLKNDDVDILLSDQLLSGMVSVYNQVNKAVSNFGKQEPPEGSGVDEFEFWCPKRRPKGGNMAIEFAEPVYTYEATNILSPLYRPVAQPNAWMASPSDTQPSLDFQWSHPVSISRLKIFLDTDYDHPMETVQMEHHEHVMPFVARNMIVMDENDKHLATISENHQAVITVDFDQPVVTGMLKLQFEHPSEKVPLAVFGICIT
- a CDS encoding sodium:solute symporter family protein; the encoded protein is MQEQDYILIGVFTLIVLSAGLAFARTGRSMTNFFAGGGNVPWWISGLSLFMSFFSAGTFVVWGSIAYDQGMVAVTIQSTMAIAGLIIYFTVARKWKETNVLTAAEYVTRRFGVKTQKIYSYLFIAVSFFTAGSFLYPVAKIVSVSAQMPITLIILILGITIVLYTAVGGFWAVLATDVLQFVVLTAAVFIVIPLALDEVGGTDGFISQSPEGFFDLINSEFSPVFLVAFMLYNFVFIGGNWAYVQRYTSVKSPKEAKKVALLFAGLYLVFPLIWMLPPMIYKVYDPGLVTTQQMEGAYLMMCAKALPIGMLGLMIAAMVFATASSVNTTLNMMAAVTTNDLYKTIHPRASENQLIKVARWVTVFFGLGVMGVAMLVPYLGGIVNVVLKVAAVTGAPLFAPILWSLYSDRQDSRSVILTSTVSIAVLALIILILPSVLDYEVSRSMEMTLGVTVPVCMLILFEIKNRPVLSGEKAPVTIGSDQEVEEVERSGDDTAFGIKVISIATGMIGLIMTGLGIIASKGNGMLVAAGIVMVLMASAGLYFGKTKSKN
- a CDS encoding LacI family DNA-binding transcriptional regulator, producing the protein MKEYITIKDLADQLHLSVGTVSKAFNPKYKDISDRTRQKILEAARKMGYVPNPFAQKLLKKKTLNIGIIVPEFSHSYFSEVIFSAQEKLLENDYQTLIMSSHESSELERKNIETLVNHMVDGLIISLCNGSLNHEYINDVIESGIPIVQFNRVSKKVNSPKVEFNDYKWAVFGTEHLISQGCQNLIHLALPRHLPLGHQRILGFKKALEKHRIAHKDHQVIEAGITVQDGEEAMSRYLENHGCPDGILAAGDPLAIGAMKILKRKGIAIPEKVKVMGFTESAMALVVEPELSSISQPTDQIGHLISKFLLDQIAGIDKSNEHYLFDGKLNIRESTSCTGQ
- a CDS encoding winged helix-turn-helix transcriptional regulator codes for the protein MDNLKEIEVDCPSDAFLQVIKGKCKTTLIMLIKKGVNRFSEMNRTLPTISERMIAKQLDELEEDGIIARKVFAEVPPKVEYSLTAYGDTLFPLVKAIRKWGYIHMERNQEIKK
- a CDS encoding YhdH/YhfP family quinone oxidoreductase yields the protein MKETFNAFLVSEKEEGIHQEIAQLPFSALPSKGVLIKVRYSSVNFKDALSATGNKGVTKKFPHVPGIDAVGEVVDPDDSPYRKGDKVLVTGYDLGMNTWGGYGEYTKVPESWILSLPKGLSEKESMCYGTAGLTAGLSVSKIINAGIVPNDGPVIVSGASGGVGSITTAILSKLGYEVHVITSKNNPEYFQDTLGASSILSREAFVEQHNKKPMSRPTYAAGIDCTGGEILSGIVKSVKYSGIVTCCGMVASPEIHTSIFPFILRGISLIGIDSVEIPLTQKEDIWQKLAKEWKPSQLEKLAKEISLDQLSEEISTILNGKAKGRAILTH